The genomic window GTAAAGGGGGCGCACTTCTGCCAGGAGTGCCTGTTAAAGGTTGGTAAAGCCTTTGTCTTGTATTTGCATGCCATAAAGATCACTGTAGGACACTTTATTCTACAATAATAGATCAGTCAACCAAACTgacatctactttgtatttgtgtcaatttaaaaattaattgGTATAAAGTATTGCTTGCTGTTGATGTCTTGATAATGATTTATGCTTATTTTAGCCCCTAAATGGTCTGGCAGTGTCAGAGTCGGACACGGTGTGGCACAATGTTCCTGTACCCCAGACTGCTCCTATCCCCATCCCCATTTGTAACGGCTGTGGCACTTCCTCTGATGGCATGATGCTCATGTCATCGACCAGCCTTGGCAAGACTGGTCAGAAGTATGGTTAGTGGACTTTACAAAACAATGCTGAATACCTGCATAAAGGTTGTTTATTGgatttattaataataatcatGTCAGACAAGTGTTTAGGCCCTCAATTGTACTTGTTTATATATTGCAAGCTCTTTGGAGGTAGAGTGATATGAGATCTTAAggacaatgaaaacaaatgaaatgtgtgaaattgTTTTTGGAGTAATAGTTTGCTCATCTGTCTGCTAGGTTCTCCTGAGACCTGTGGCCCTGAGAACATCCCTCCAGTAGGTGTCTTCTGGGACATTGAAAACTGCAGCGTGCCCAGTGGACGCTCCGCAGGAGCAGTGGTTCAGCGCATTCGCAGCCGTTTCTTTCAGGGACACCGCGAGGCAGAATTCATTTGCGTCTGTGACATCAGCAAGGAGAGTAAAGCTGTCATCCAAGAGCTCAACAACTGCCAGGTACCAAATACAATATATACTACTTTAATGGTTATGCTATTTCACTTGAGATGAAAGTaatctactttttaaaaattggTCAGAGTTAGTCTAATGCAGCTTAATCAAAAGATACCATTAGGGTAAGGGCTTATTTACCTTTGTTGACATGTCTAACATGAGATGTACTTCTTTTGGACTATTTTGGACTAAATCTCAATATCAGAGCCTAAAGAAAATTCTCTGAAATAACCACTTTGATATTGTGATTGAAGATAATTTTACTCCACATATTAACAAGTTAAAAAACGAGATGAACTTTTAAAGTGTTTGCTCAACAAAATGGTAAAATATatctgctgttttaaaaaatatatattattctACTTCAGGTCACCGTTGCACATATCAATGCCATAGCCAAGAATGCTGCAGACGACAAGCTTCGCCAGAGCCTACGACGCTTTGCTGAGACTCACACTGCACCTGCAACAGTTGTTCTAGTATCCTGTAAGTTTAACTCAGATTTTTAATACTCATCCTTGATGCCTTCAAGGATTTTGTGTAACCGAGTGTCATTATTTTCTCTTACAGCGGATGTAAACTTTGCAAGTGAGCTGAGCGACTTGCGTCACCGCCATGGTTTCCAGGTTATCTTGGTCCATGGCAACCATACGTCTTCAGCCCTGCTACAGCACGCCCACTGCCACGTGGCCTTTCAGGAGATCACAGCTGATCTGCCACCACGTATACTGATCAAAGAGCAGGTAGGCTTAAAAAATGCTTAGCTTGGAccttaaaggtttttttttttttatctacactGTATTAAATGTGGTAAGTAAGTGTTGGCAAAAGCAACCAAGGCAAGATTTATTTTAGTGTGAACGTACTTGGAGAGCAGAGGTTGGTGAAAGTGATTATCTTAACAATTATTATGTTGTGTACGCAATTCTCTTTTGGGGATCATTACAATACATCCTGATCCATACCCCTCTCAGCCATTCTCCAAAATGTTTATCAACCAAACCAACCACTTCTGCTATAATCTTTTTTAAGTGTAATTTATACAAACCAGACAGGCACACTGTCTCTTCCTCCCATCCCTCAGCCCAGTTTCAACCTCCTCTATGTGCACAACCTTCCTATCAACTGTGACAAGAATCTGCGGAACGCTGTGAAGCTCAGGCTCCGCCGCCTGTCTGACAACTGTGGTGGCAAAGTGTTGGGCATGTCCCAGGGCACAGCAGTCCTTCGTTTTGGCAACCCTGATGCAGCTGCACGTGCCCGCAAGCGAATGGAAAATGAGGATGTGTTTGGCCGCCGAATCAGCCTCTCCTTCTCCCCACACCCCAGAGATGATACAAGTCCCGAGCCTGAGCTTCAGTCTCGGACCCATCTCTTGCCTCAGCCTCAGGCTCTGCCCCAGACCTATCAAAACCAGGACTCAATGTTCACCCCTACCCCATCCGtatcctccttctcttttctgCCCCTGGAGAAGCCAAGGTCACCTAGGAGGCCACGGCGAGCAACCCGCCCCTACAACACCCCAGGCCCAGTGCCTGAACGGCCCTACAGCCCCAGGAGAGGGTGCAGTGGGCCACCCGGTGGTGCTCCAGACAAGCCCCATCAGGTCAGCAGACTATATCAGTGCCTGCTTCCCCTTAACCGTCGTTGCCCTTTAATCTTGTTTGGGCTGCTTTCCTAATCAAAATAGCTTTTCCCATCCCGTGTCCCCTTTTAACTGCTGCTTTGACTAACCGCTAGTAGCTGCTTGCTTCATTTGTCGGCCTGTGCTAGCATGCTTAGTGCTTTATGTACCCCCTGCTGTCCTGCATGTTCATGAGTCAGTCatcatttataataatgcatgagttttcattgttgttgtctctactttttttctAGTACCTCTGTGTTTTGTCTCCTCCGTCcctactttttattttgttgccgATTTTGGCTACCTGCAGTTTTCCGCAGTCAAACAATGAACTGATGGCTGGAATGACTTGCTTGGTTTGTCTTTTCCACTTGATATTCATCAAACAGACCAACGTGGAAAGATGGAATACCCATAGATGGATACCTGTTTAGATGGACTCTAACAAGGCATTGgcattttaatttaatgatgAATTGCAAAGTGaatttttatcaaacatttgtcttactaaacataaaaaaaaaaaaaacattgaaacaccATGATGTTTCGTTTTCAGATTGTTTAAGAAAGAGGTTCAAATGACAGATGGCATAGTTGAAAATATGATTCTAACATTTCAGCAAAGGTCTGGCTCACCACTATCAGAGACGCACACTCTCATGAGTCAGCTGTTTGCTATGGGTCCaaagtacattacttgtcaattaaaacatgatgacaaacaaCTATAACAAATCTTGGTGATAAACCTGTAATCAGGTGTCCTGTTTGTCTCACTCTCTTTGGCCTTTTAACTTTTTATGGGGATCCTTAGTTCAACTCAGAGCTTCAGTACATAATCATTccatgattattattattattacattgagcttcacatacacatgcatagaTACGAACATGACAGTATCCCGCAGCTCAATTTCTCCTTTACTAACACCTGGTACTTCCATCTTGTCCAGGAGCTGGGTAGCTTGGAGTGTAAGCCAAGAACTGGCTTGCACCACCTGGAGAGAGGACGTGCTGTTTCCTCTTCCCCCCACAGTAATGGTGAGACAGGATCTCTGGAGAGGCTGTCCAAGCCTGGCCTTGCTGGAGAATCCATGTACAGGAGAAGGTACACACGAGCAAGGAGACgttaaataaacattcaacTCAATatacgttttttttgttggtgttttgaAACATGCAAGCTATTGTCTAAAATATCTCCTTCAAAGGATACTGTCAATTCTGTCGTctgttgtgggttttttttttttttttttttttttttagctaaacCAGCAAAATTATTTTTGGGAATGAGgattttataattttttataaacaaaaaaaccttaGAAGGCTGCAGGGATGTTCTTTTTGGTcaattttaatgtttgttaaacATCCAGCCTTCATATTtacaagcctttttttttttttttctgaatgtgaATATTATTCCTTGTAAATAAGaggttgaatttaaaaaatacttaatgAGTTTGTGGCCATATTAGGAGTTAGTTTAACATTGAcaaaattctgctcaaatttttaaaatattaaatgacaAAGTTTTGACTTCAGCCAAAATGCTAAGGTAGGCTGCATCTGTTTTTGAAGCGTTGTTGTCTATAATAGCCGCAGTTTAAGGTTTTATCAGATTTTGCTTTATTGCCAaggaacatgaacacacaaggaatttaacttgattgtttgtttttttcaacaaattTACACCACTTCAATGTAACTGGCAGAAAGATACATCTGCAGGTCCATAATCGTTCATTTCTAATTTTTGTGTAGAAGAGAAGGGTCCAACCCTTGCACTGTCACTGTATCGTCTGGAGAACAAGGAGACAAGAGCTCAGGAGATTTCCAGATGAGCACACCCTCAGCTTTCAGCAAGTTGAATCTACACAGGAGCTTCAGTCCCCTTGCCCTGTCCCAGGGCTCCTGGTCATCCAGGTACCATGTTGGTTTCAATCAGTCATATTTAAATTGGCATAgatccatttattttttatttttttattttaaaactgttaaaCCCTCATTATGAATAGTTATCATTTTGAATGAGTCTTCCTACTTTCTATCAAAAGGAGCGTGTCGCCCTGCCTGTCCAGCCGCTCCTCGCCCCTCTTGGCTGCCCCTCGTAGCCCTCATCCCGATCGTCCTCCTGAGCCTTTCTCAGACGGGGCAGAGATTCAAGTGGCCAACCTGGACTACAGAATGTCCCGCAAGGATTTGCAGCAGACACTGCGTGACACGTTCTTCCGGTATGGGCAGGTAAGTGTACTtctgtcatgttattttgtttatCTGATTCTAGAAGGGAAAAAAGTTGAGATTGACTCCTGTCACAAAACGTGTTTATGTTGTTAAACACGTTGTTTTGTCTAGGTGAAAGCTGTGGAGCTTAGCCCACACACTGACTATCAGCTGAAGGCCACGATCCAGATGCTGTCCCTTCAACAGGCCATAAGTGCTATCAGTGGTCTGCACCGCTATAAGATCGGGGGGAAGCGCATTCAGGTGTCTCTGATCACCGGTGGCAGCAGCAAATCCCTTGCCATGCTCAGGTACAGTCAAGCATAGTTCAGTTTGGGATTCGGGGAACATTCAAATTGAGGTGTGAGAATATATTCAGCTGTTCTGCTTTAGATTGTGATGGTAAATTTCAACATTGTCTTTATACAGCACAGAGATCATCACCATTCTTCAGGATGCACCTGCCAACTGCCTTCCCCTCTTCAAGTTCACAGAGATCTATGAGAAAAAGTAAGTTGCTTTTTCTCAACTCTTTGTTACTGCTCTTCAACTATTTAATTGTGCACTGTGTGCTCTTTAGTCTTTTGTCTAGTCTAGCTCTTTGCTGCTTTAATACTGTAAATCTCTctgttgtgggataaataaagttgtgtATCTAATCTTGTATAGTAGCCCCTAAAAGAGAGGATGTGCTTGTCAAAGTAGTTCTTGCTGatgaaagttttatttttattttttgtttaccCCCTTCAGATATTCTCGTAAGCTGGTGGTTGGTGAGCTGTACAAACTGCCAGAGGTGGTGGCAGTGCGGGAACAGGGAGGCTCGAGGCTTGTGTGCCTTCTGCCAAGCAGTCAAGTCCGTCAGAGTCCACTGGGATCTTCCCAATCCCAGGAGGGCTCCTCCTCTGCTAGTGGAAGTCCTGTGGTGTTTGAGGAGCTGGAGTACCATGACCCGGTCTGCAGACAACATTACAAACAGGACTTCAGGTCAGTCTTGTGTAATAAGAGAAATATCTCATAAATACTtaatcaatgattttttttaaattaaataatactgtactgtagctagtaggtgGTAACttcacaaagtgaaaacagatggtgctaaaagagctacacagctgtacagaaactgcacgttatGGATTTAGCTGAACACAATAGCAATAGTCACGCAGGTAGACGGTTAaaccttttttcctctctgtctgggAAACACCCCAAAACAGACTGCTTCTTATATACTGTAGTGAATTATAGTCCAGTTTTTAAAGTGTGTATGAAATTCTGCTATCAGCCTTgtattagtttattttattttatttttattttaaccaggaaaagtttcattgagattaagaatttgctttacaagagcgtcctggccaagacgggcagcagcacaatttacTGGGTttaagacataaaacacttcaaCATGAATAGAGGAATCACAAAATTAGTGGTGGTCTGTAATGTTGGCCACTTGGATACTCCTTTGGGCATCCTGACCTGCTTAATCCTGACTTGCCCTGAAGAATTTATTTAACCTTAATTCTTTCTATTCTCTGGACTGTACAACTTAAGCTGTCTGTTAATTCTATTTCCTCACTGATTTTGACTCATCTACCTCTGCTTTTTAGTGAGGCTGACTTTGACCCTGACTCCTACAAAATCCCTTTTGTTGTGATGTCTCTTAACACTTTGGCCTCTGAGATCCACAGTCTGCTGCAGTCCCACCAGGGAACCCTTCCATTACTCAGGTGATTACCAGCTCTTAAATCCCTGtgttaacctttttttcttttctcaaacaGCACTATTATGTCAACAATGAGGTTTCTTTTCCATTCAGTTTTCCAGATTGCTACGCAGCCAAATTCAGCACTCTGCAGCTGGGCAATGAGACACTGGAGGGTGGTGTTCCCCTGGAGCATCTCATTACCTGTGTTCCCAGTATCACTATTGTCACAGCTCAGAATGGCTTTAAAGTCATCAAATGGATCCACAACAAACCACCTGCACCAAACTCAGGTGGAAATCTCTCTCTTTACAACCCACTTCTTAGTAGTTTTATGCTGGTATCaatcttaaatattttaatttctcTGCTGTGCTGTAGCTCTAGTACAGTGGTTTAGTTACTAGTTGAATGTGTCTCATTTGAAAAATGATATCTTTAACATGCAGAACCATGGATTCAGCGCTGCAAGAGTCCAGTTGGAAACCCCCAGCTCATACAATTCAGCCGTGAGATTATTGACCTGTTGAAGAATCAGCCCTCTTGCATCATGCCCATGAGCAAGTTCATCCCCTCATACCACCATCACTTTGCAAAGCAGTGCCGCGTCTCTGACTATGGTTACTCGAagctcctggagcttcttgagGCCGTGCCACATGTCCTGCAGGTATTGAGGAGGATAACGTGGATCAGAATTTGATCGAAAActaatatattttatttcttaaccAATCCAAAATTgaccttgtttgttttccataTATCGTGTTTGCAATTTATATTCTCTTTGCCTCTAGATCTTGGGTATGGGCACCAAGCGTTTACTCACCCTGACCCATCGTGCTCAAGTAAAGCGCTTCACTCAAGACCTGCTCAAACTGCTTAAATTTCAAGCCAGCAAACAAGTGTCAATCGATGACTTCATGCAAGCCTACCATTGGTCAGTCAACACTGCTTTCAGTTGTAGATGGGATGGTTATACATTTCTGTTATGTTTATTAGAGATGTTGATGTAAATGTCACGTGGATTTGATggtttcattgttgttgtttttttatgactgctaaaaaaaagctttttgtctAATCTGGATCATCTCTTTTGTGCATTTTtagtaatgtgtttttatacctTGAATTTCAGGTGCTTCTCCAGAGACTGGAGGGTGGTTGACTACGGCATATGTGACCTGATGGACCTGCTGACTGAGATCCCTGACACCACCATCACTATTACTCATCAGGACAAAGACACCGTCATCTCTGTTCCCAAAAGAGGTCAGTTTAAGCCAGGGGATGTTAAAAACTGTAAGGAAAGACTGTAAAATAGTAATTATAATTACAATACATAGGGTTGTCAACAGactatttttgatgtttttttgtttttttttaatgaattagattttcttttattctttttttcaccTGTAGAACGAACAATAGAGGAAATGGATCGCACTAAGCAGTTTGGGAAGGAAGTGGTGGACCTTCTCCGTCACCAGCCTCACTGCAGGATGCCCTTCAGCAAGTTCATCCCCACCTACCACCATCACTTTGGTCGTCAGTGCAAGCTCAGCTACTACGGCTTCACTAAACTTATGGAGCTCTTTGAGGCGATCCCTGACATCCTAATGGTGAGTGTTGGCAGACTGCTTCTGTTTACGGTGTCAGTCCTCCAATTACAAAATGAACTATGTATTTAGGGTGAAATTAAGAatctgcagcaaaaaaaaagtctaaatttCTCCTCAACTTACAAAAGATCCATTTAGGTCTTTCATCTGCAGAAGATGACCACTAGTTAAATTGAAAAGATGCAGTATTTCTCAGACCATGAAAATGTAATGAGAagaagttcattttttttttaatacaacagGATAATAATGTTTTCCTTTACGAAGAGTTCAGAAATCAATACTTGGTGTTATAATCTTGATTTCTTAACTTTAGCTTTCATGCATCTTTGCATGCTCTCCAAACTCCACCAGTCTTCCACTTTGCTGTTGGGTTTTGCCACTCTTGGAGCAAAAAGTCAAGCAGCTCAGCTTTCTGAGATGGCTTGTCAAGTGATCATCAATGCCTCATTAAGAACAATGAGGTGTGCCTGTGTGGAAATTACTCTAGCTGAtataagaaaacatttgagttGTCTCGTATCATTCTAAGAGGCCACCTTTAAGAATTTATTCCACCATATATTGATTTCTGAACTCTTCTGAATTAAAACATTGGTGTTGtgatgtataaaacatgaatagGAATTAATTTTCCTTGCATTTTATGTAGTCTGAAAAATTCTGAATCTTGTTTTCTTAACCTGCTGTCATTTTCTGCAAATAAAAGAGCTAAATGAGATTTAATTCATAAGTTGGGAGAAACTTTGTTTACTGTAAAACAAGAgattttcactttattcaaaCATACTAGAAccagaggaaaacatttttgcagTAGTCTCTTAAGTTAACATAATTGTTTGCAGAACAATATTATTCTTAAAGGACTCTGAAGAATTGGTTACAGTTTATGTTAAGTGTACAATGGTGCTCCGAATGTCTGTACTGAAAAAGACAAATGGTATATGTCATGTTGATTTATTACGTCAGTGGCCAATATTAAAAATCTGATTGTTAAATTCTATTTGCTTCTTGGAAGTCATTTCCAACAGCTTACCAGCATTGTGGTATAGTATTTGCTTGTTAGTTTAATTCACTTTTTGGGTCGTCTCTTCTTGGCTTTTTTCATTAGTCATGTCATTAAAGTCCAGTGGCCAAGTTTGATTAAGCATGCTCCTGCTTAAAAACGATCCCCTACCTGTGACAGGTGTTGGAGTGTGGTGAGGAGAAAGTGCTGACTCTGACAGAAGTTGAGCGCATCAAAGCTCTGGCAGCTCAGTTGGTCAAGCTGCTTC from Labrus bergylta chromosome 1, fLabBer1.1, whole genome shotgun sequence includes these protein-coding regions:
- the LOC109998461 gene encoding meiosis regulator and mRNA stability factor 1 isoform X2: MMEGLGNDTFICSSRALPCLSHPKTEPSTLLWKLKDCFSTNETNSLRHTDKENNYMDSRKAVLELKDVPPPPQHTSSSQLSQPFSLVPLPLPPPCLPPPQLTQDSHQQQPPPQQQQEGASPKVRPQVCSHCDYCSTDSYGLLGGGGVVGSSSSIAGVVSLYMDPGSLGAPISSSSNIGRSGLCSVTSSVHQYKRNLSCGRAGEVLDPLLGLDYKPQPLSNVATSQPISSHPYLSCCSGILHATPSVPLPCSQPSLFPSFPPLASSLPCVSSLPAPLHGSCLASSGYYPCVDCCPSARRTQRSTPCDHPTTTTITTTTTSAHFCSNPVHLNVERTVCVKGAHFCQECLLKPLNGLAVSESDTVWHNVPVPQTAPIPIPICNGCGTSSDGMMLMSSTSLGKTGQKYGSPETCGPENIPPVGVFWDIENCSVPSGRSAGAVVQRIRSRFFQGHREAEFICVCDISKESKAVIQELNNCQVTVAHINAIAKNAADDKLRQSLRRFAETHTAPATVVLVSSDVNFASELSDLRHRHGFQVILVHGNHTSSALLQHAHCHVAFQEITADLPPRILIKEQPSFNLLYVHNLPINCDKNLRNAVKLRLRRLSDNCGGKVLGMSQGTAVLRFGNPDAAARARKRMENEDVFGRRISLSFSPHPRDDTSPEPELQSRTHLLPQPQALPQTYQNQDSMFTPTPSVSSFSFLPLEKPRSPRRPRRATRPYNTPGPVPERPYSPRRGCSGPPGGAPDKPHQELGSLECKPRTGLHHLERGRAVSSSPHSNGETGSLERLSKPGLAGESMYRRRREGSNPCTVTVSSGEQGDKSSGDFQMSTPSAFSKLNLHRSFSPLALSQGSWSSRSVSPCLSSRSSPLLAAPRSPHPDRPPEPFSDGAEIQVANLDYRMSRKDLQQTLRDTFFRYGQVKAVELSPHTDYQLKATIQMLSLQQAISAISGLHRYKIGGKRIQVSLITGGSSKSLAMLSTEIITILQDAPANCLPLFKFTEIYEKKYSRKLVVGELYKLPEVVAVREQGGSRLVCLLPSSQVRQSPLGSSQSQEGSSSASGSPVVFEELEYHDPVCRQHYKQDFSEADFDPDSYKIPFVVMSLNTLASEIHSLLQSHQGTLPLLSFPDCYAAKFSTLQLGNETLEGGVPLEHLITCVPSITIVTAQNGFKVIKWIHNKPPAPNSEPWIQRCKSPVGNPQLIQFSREIIDLLKNQPSCIMPMSKFIPSYHHHFAKQCRVSDYGYSKLLELLEAVPHVLQILGMGTKRLLTLTHRAQVKRFTQDLLKLLKFQASKQVSIDDFMQAYHWCFSRDWRVVDYGICDLMDLLTEIPDTTITITHQDKDTVISVPKRERTIEEMDRTKQFGKEVVDLLRHQPHCRMPFSKFIPTYHHHFGRQCKLSYYGFTKLMELFEAIPDILMVLECGEEKVLTLTEVERIKALAAQLVKLLRAQKNSSLPVSQLLTEYSKTFGYGLRLQDYDASSLPALLTKLCHVVKVVDGAEGREVQLINRKSLRSLTSQLLSLLMSQDGQQVTKGFKVEVLSQQYLTVYGASLNPCEYGFLSLSELLKSLPYLVELYHEESEDNTSSGRGEEWVRLTWLYQFARNVRALLHTYHYNQLFLTEFLGAFNKFTGASLEPRSYGYISIDELLGAIPQVVWIKGHGHKRIIVLKNDMKARATSSVPTSPLPGENTDSPRDSPISISTSGAQSPGGDAVADSELLCLTSPVDLLCGPVPSCLPSPQLHPDPVLLQQTDLIHFEEKSPTTQTPVSDEPEVSDADGTSDAPEHPAFIEDSAVSNFPPPPDMKTNLSMDSPSRRVTRSRIKLAANFSFPAGL
- the LOC109998461 gene encoding meiosis regulator and mRNA stability factor 1 isoform X1, yielding MMEGLGNDTFICSSRALPCLSHPKTEPSTLLWKLKDCFSTNETNSLRHTDKENNYMDSRKAVLELKDVPPPPQHTSSSQLSQPFSLVPLPLPPPCLPPPQLTQDSHQQQPPPQQQQEGASPKVRPQVCSHCDYCSTDSYGLLGGGGVVGSSSSIAGVVSLYMDPGSLGAPISSSSNIGRSGLCSVTSSVHQYKRNLSCGRAGEVLDPLLGLDYKPQPLSNVATSQPISSHPYLSCCSGILHATPSVPLPCSQPSLFPSFPPLASSLPCVSSLPAPLHGSCLASSGYYPCVDCCPSARRTQRSTPCDHPTTTTITTTTTSAHFCSNPVHLNVERTVCVKGAHFCQECLLKPLNGLAVSESDTVWHNVPVPQTAPIPIPICNGCGTSSDGMMLMSSTSLGKTGQKYGSPETCGPENIPPVGVFWDIENCSVPSGRSAGAVVQRIRSRFFQGHREAEFICVCDISKESKAVIQELNNCQVTVAHINAIAKNAADDKLRQSLRRFAETHTAPATVVLVSSDVNFASELSDLRHRHGFQVILVHGNHTSSALLQHAHCHVAFQEITADLPPRILIKEQPSFNLLYVHNLPINCDKNLRNAVKLRLRRLSDNCGGKVLGMSQGTAVLRFGNPDAAARARKRMENEDVFGRRISLSFSPHPRDDTSPEPELQSRTHLLPQPQALPQTYQNQDSMFTPTPSVSSFSFLPLEKPRSPRRPRRATRPYNTPGPVPERPYSPRRGCSGPPGGAPDKPHQELGSLECKPRTGLHHLERGRAVSSSPHSNGETGSLERLSKPGLAGESMYRRRREGSNPCTVTVSSGEQGDKSSGDFQMSTPSAFSKLNLHRSFSPLALSQGSWSSRSVSPCLSSRSSPLLAAPRSPHPDRPPEPFSDGAEIQVANLDYRMSRKDLQQTLRDTFFRYGQVKAVELSPHTDYQLKATIQMLSLQQAISAISGLHRYKIGGKRIQVSLITGGSSKSLAMLSTEIITILQDAPANCLPLFKFTEIYEKKYSRKLVVGELYKLPEVVAVREQGGSRLVCLLPSSQVRQSPLGSSQSQEGSSSASGSPVVFEELEYHDPVCRQHYKQDFSEADFDPDSYKIPFVVMSLNTLASEIHSLLQSHQGTLPLLSFPDCYAAKFSTLQLGNETLEGGVPLEHLITCVPSITIVTAQNGFKVIKWIHNKPPAPNSEPWIQRCKSPVGNPQLIQFSREIIDLLKNQPSCIMPMSKFIPSYHHHFAKQCRVSDYGYSKLLELLEAVPHVLQILGMGTKRLLTLTHRAQVKRFTQDLLKLLKFQASKQVSIDDFMQAYHWCFSRDWRVVDYGICDLMDLLTEIPDTTITITHQDKDTVISVPKRERTIEEMDRTKQFGKEVVDLLRHQPHCRMPFSKFIPTYHHHFGRQCKLSYYGFTKLMELFEAIPDILMVLECGEEKVLTLTEVERIKALAAQLVKLLRAQKNSSLPVSQLLTEYSKTFGYGLRLQDYDASSLPALLTKLCHVVKVVDGAEGREVQLINRKSLRSLTSQLLSLLMSQDGQQVTKGFKVEVLSQQYLTVYGASLNPCEYGFLSLSELLKSLPYLVELYHEESEDNTSSGRGEEWVRLTWLYQFARNVRALLHTYHYNQLFLTEFLGAFNKFTGASLEPRSYGYISIDELLGAIPQVVWIKGHGHKRIIVLKNDMKGKARATSSVPTSPLPGENTDSPRDSPISISTSGAQSPGGDAVADSELLCLTSPVDLLCGPVPSCLPSPQLHPDPVLLQQTDLIHFEEKSPTTQTPVSDEPEVSDADGTSDAPEHPAFIEDSAVSNFPPPPDMKTNLSMDSPSRRVTRSRIKLAANFSFPAGL
- the LOC109998461 gene encoding meiosis regulator and mRNA stability factor 1 isoform X3, which gives rise to MMEGLGNDTFICSSRALPCLSHPKTEPSTLLWKLKDCFSTNETNSLRHTDKENNYMDSRKAVLELKDVPPPPQHTSSSQLSQPFSLVPLPLPPPCLPPPQLTQDSHQQQPPPQQQQEGASPKVRPQVCSHCDYCSTDSYGLLGGGGVVGSSSSIAGVVSLYMDPGSLGAPISSSSNIGRSGLCSVTSSVHQYKRNLSCGRAGEVLDPLLGLDYKPQPLSNVATSQPISSHPYLSCCSGILHATPSVPLPCSQPSLFPSFPPLASSLPCVSSLPAPLHGSCLASSGYYPCVDCCPSARRTQRSTPCDHPTTTTITTTTTSAHFCSNPVHLNVERTVCVKGAHFCQECLLKPLNGLAVSESDTVWHNVPVPQTAPIPIPICNGCGTSSDGMMLMSSTSLGKTGQKYGSPETCGPENIPPVGVFWDIENCSVPSGRSAGAVVQRIRSRFFQGHREAEFICVCDISKESKAVIQELNNCQVTVAHINAIAKNAADDKLRQSLRRFAETHTAPATVVLVSSDVNFASELSDLRHRHGFQVILVHGNHTSSALLQHAHCHVAFQEITADLPPRILIKEQPRSPRRPRRATRPYNTPGPVPERPYSPRRGCSGPPGGAPDKPHQELGSLECKPRTGLHHLERGRAVSSSPHSNGETGSLERLSKPGLAGESMYRRRREGSNPCTVTVSSGEQGDKSSGDFQMSTPSAFSKLNLHRSFSPLALSQGSWSSRSVSPCLSSRSSPLLAAPRSPHPDRPPEPFSDGAEIQVANLDYRMSRKDLQQTLRDTFFRYGQVKAVELSPHTDYQLKATIQMLSLQQAISAISGLHRYKIGGKRIQVSLITGGSSKSLAMLSTEIITILQDAPANCLPLFKFTEIYEKKYSRKLVVGELYKLPEVVAVREQGGSRLVCLLPSSQVRQSPLGSSQSQEGSSSASGSPVVFEELEYHDPVCRQHYKQDFSEADFDPDSYKIPFVVMSLNTLASEIHSLLQSHQGTLPLLSFPDCYAAKFSTLQLGNETLEGGVPLEHLITCVPSITIVTAQNGFKVIKWIHNKPPAPNSEPWIQRCKSPVGNPQLIQFSREIIDLLKNQPSCIMPMSKFIPSYHHHFAKQCRVSDYGYSKLLELLEAVPHVLQILGMGTKRLLTLTHRAQVKRFTQDLLKLLKFQASKQVSIDDFMQAYHWCFSRDWRVVDYGICDLMDLLTEIPDTTITITHQDKDTVISVPKRERTIEEMDRTKQFGKEVVDLLRHQPHCRMPFSKFIPTYHHHFGRQCKLSYYGFTKLMELFEAIPDILMVLECGEEKVLTLTEVERIKALAAQLVKLLRAQKNSSLPVSQLLTEYSKTFGYGLRLQDYDASSLPALLTKLCHVVKVVDGAEGREVQLINRKSLRSLTSQLLSLLMSQDGQQVTKGFKVEVLSQQYLTVYGASLNPCEYGFLSLSELLKSLPYLVELYHEESEDNTSSGRGEEWVRLTWLYQFARNVRALLHTYHYNQLFLTEFLGAFNKFTGASLEPRSYGYISIDELLGAIPQVVWIKGHGHKRIIVLKNDMKGKARATSSVPTSPLPGENTDSPRDSPISISTSGAQSPGGDAVADSELLCLTSPVDLLCGPVPSCLPSPQLHPDPVLLQQTDLIHFEEKSPTTQTPVSDEPEVSDADGTSDAPEHPAFIEDSAVSNFPPPPDMKTNLSMDSPSRRVTRSRIKLAANFSFPAGL